From Rhodohalobacter mucosus:
ATGAACATAAATTGAAGTATCGGATTGAATGTGAGCGAGTGCTTCTGAAGCAGAGACGGTTTTCATCTTTTATGAATCGGAAATTGAACAGTTTAAAGTGGTTGAATCAAACTATAAAGATCATGAAATCAGCATGTTTTTGAAAACAGATCTTCAATTTATTTTTAGAATGAGCCACAGGTAAGAGAAAGGAGAAGGAGTGGATTGAATCAGTGCGTTTGGATGGGAAATACTCTAAAAAAAAGGCACATGCCGAAGCATGTGCCCTGTCATGGATCAAAACAACACGGTGATCCGCTTTAAAAGATCATGTTCTTCTTTTAGAATCTGCTGACCCCCGAAAAACCGGAATAAAGATCACATGAACGTTGATTCTCACACATGGAAACGTATGTCTTTGGAAAGACACCCGGGGGATATTTTTGTTACAAATGTCGGGAAGAAGTTTAAGATGCGATCTGCGTTAAATGAAAAGCAAGATGCGATGTGTCAGGGCTGAGGTACCGGCTCATAAATCCACTATCGGAAATCAGGTATCAATCTGACTGCGCGCGATCTTTTACTATCGGGAAAAGTTTCATGTACGTGCCTATTCGCCAGACCCATTCAAAGGGTCCGTACCTGAATTTCTGCAGCCACAGCCGGCTTATAACCATCTGAGCAATAATAACACCGAGAGCGATTGCAAATGTATGAATATTTCTGAGTTCACCCAGAAGCCCAAGTCCCCATCCATACAGAATGGCAGTGCCTGCTACAGACTGTAATACGTAGTTTGTAAGCGCTGTACGTCCATATGGGATAAACCATCTGAAAAAACGGGCCCCTCTTGTTTTTTCCCAGGCCATTACAAAGAGGCAGAAAATGATAACGGTAAGCGACAAATTCAGCAGGTCGTAAAGTGTAAGTCCGAACATCACGATCCATGAATCGAGCCCTTCAATGGCTGACAGGTCCTGTGTCAATAAAAGAATCACGGCTGCCGCAATCACGCCGGCTAAAACGGCAAACGACCATTTAAGGGCTTTTTTCAGCTCTGTTGCGTAACGCGCTGTATCCTCAAAAAAGCGCAGACGACCCAGCATCATTCCGCCCAGGAAAAAGGCAAACGTAAGGTAACCGCGTGAAATGACCCCAACCTGAAAATCCGCTTTCAGGATCATCCCCTCGGTGGCATTCGTTGCAAAAACGCTCCAGATGCTGCCGGAAGTAAGAGTTGCGAAATAGGTGGCCAGCTCCGGCGAATCGGGCATGAATCCGGCCTGCCCAAAGAGGCTTCCGGCACCGAATGTGCTGTAAATGATGTAGCGGGGAAGGCCCAGGAATATAAGCGCCATAATCCATATCAGCCATTTGTTCGATACGCGATGAAACAGAACCAACACCAGCCCCAGAACAGCGTAGATGGTTAAAATATCCCCCCTGTAAAACAGGTGGTGGAGATAACCGATCGCAAAAAGCAGCAGAAGCCGCCAGACAAAACGAACCCTGAAATCCATTCCCTTTTGAGCAGCTCGATCCATTTGAATGAAAAAACTAAGCCCGAAAAGGATAGAAAAAAGTGCAAAGAACTTCCCCCGAAGGAACAGATTAACGAATATATCAACACCCTGATCAAGAGGTCCCTGAACAATGGCTTCCATGGCTCCCTCCGGTGCAGGGCCTGCGATATACTGTTCCACAAAATGGACAATTAATATTCCGGCAAGCGCAAACCCCCGGAAAGCGTCAATGCTTTCAATCCGGTTTAGTACCGGTTTCAGAGCGGTAGAATTCATTGGCTGACATGGTATTGAAAGACGATGGAGCTGCCTTGTGAAATGCTGTTGGGAGCTCTTTGGAGCCGTCAATATAGATATAAAAATCGAACATCAGTAAAACAAAGAGGCCGTGAAAGAGGCTGAGCCGATTCCTCTGCGGAGTGCAGGTACCCCATACGGGATAGTAATCCGGTACCAATGCTCTGCAGGTGACGAAATCAAAAGGCTCTGACTCATACACCTCCAGCATAACATTACTGATATTATGACTAATGCAGATGCGTTGAAAGATTTGCGAACCATAAACTTGACACAGATCAGGCCCTTAAATACCATGCTTTGGCTGAATCTATTATAAAATCAGGCGGTTTTAACATATCACAGACGTTCAGAATGAAATAAGTTGTCAGCCCGGTTTTTCCGCTGGTTCATTGAATTCATTCATCCTTCGTTGACGGTTTCACACTCAACGCCTTTTAGTATGCCGGTTTCGCCGACAGACACTGAAGCATTATGTTTATTCTCATGAATATATTTTTGGCAAGTTGAGAGTACTTAAAAATTTTTTGCAAGATTTCCGGACTTGATTTGTCTAATAGTATCAGCAGGCATATTCGATTGTAACGATCGGTCTCAAAATTCAATTGATGATAGAAACCTCCGAAAAAAAAGTTCTGAATTTTGACAGGCTCTATGAGGAGTACGGAGAGCGTATTCTGAATACAGCCTATAAGATGACAGGAGGAGAGGATGTGGCAAGGGATTTGACACAGGATATTTTCTTAAAAGTTTACGAGAATCTGGACTCCTTTAACCAAGAGTCTCGAGTCTACACCTGGATATACCGCATTGCTGTTAACCATATACTGAACTACCTGAAGAAAAGTAAACGGTACAATTGGCTGGACCTTCTGAACAGATCGATTTCAGAGGTGATTCATTCGGAAAAGCCAATATCTGAATATTGGAGCCGGGATAGTTTTGTGCCTCCTGATGAGAAAATGGAACGGCAGGAGAGTGAAGTCCTGATTTGGAATTTGATTCAAAAACTGCCCTCGAAATATAGGGTGCCGCTTATTTTACAACGATATGAAGAGATGAAAATACAGGATATAGCCGATGTGATGGAGCTCAGCGAAAGTGCCGTGGAATCACGGGTTCACCGCGCAAAAAAGAAATTGCTTGTGCTGATGAAACCTTATTCAGATGATTTGATGAATTAGACACTGAAAAATATCAAAAAGCCATGAACACGCAGGAAGAACATGTTAAAAGTTTATTTTTGGATTGGTCTGAGAATAAACTCAGTGAAGCTGACAGTATGAAGGTAGATCACCATCTAAACGAGTGTGAAAACTGCGCATCATACTTTAAGAATATGCAGTTTCTTTTTAACAACCCTCAAAAAGAGCAGCTGCCTGTTTTGGAGATGGATCCATATCTGCCTGTAAGGATCAAATCAACAAAAGCGGATTCAGTACAGAGCCTGCAATCAAGCAGCGCAAGGCTTCGAAATACCTTTCTTGGTGCATTGATCGTCTCAGGTATTTTGATCGGTTTTCTTCTTGGACAGCAGTTGGTATATACGGCCTATTATTCCGATCGCTTAAGTTCTTATGAAAATGTACCGGTTGAATGGATGTACTATGAGGGTATCGCGCAGCCAGGACTAGGTTCTCGATATGAACATGTAATATCTGAAATAGAGGATGAAGAGCTATGAAAGTTAAAACACTTGCGGGAGTATTGATTTTCCTTATCGTTCTGAACATCAGCGTGATTGGGACAATCGTATATCTTCATGTAACCAATGGCACACCTCCGGTAGCCAGGCTTATGGATGGGAACCCGGGTTTCACACCTCCTTATGTTGAAAGTATTGAGCAGATGGAAAACATGACGCCAGGCCAGCGTCGTCAGCTATTTCAGTTGGTTGAGTCATTCAGGGAAAAAGTTCAGCCGATGCATGATGAGGTACAGATGATTGATAAAGAAATGCGCGATTTACTGATTACGAGTGATCAAATTCCGAATAAGAAAGTTGAGGAATTGATGCGCAAAAAAGCAGATCTGCAGTTTGAAATTGGCAAACACGTGCTGGATAATCTGCAGCGGTCAAAGTCATTTCTAACCCAAGAACAACAACGAATGTTTATCGATCGTATCATGTCGGCCGGACCAAGATCTGGAATGGGTAGTCCGCCGGGCACATCGGTTCCTGGACCGGGTGCGGTTCCGGGTCCGGGAATGATGCGGGGGGAGTTCGATAATCGTTGATTAACTAATCGGTAAAAGATTATCCAGGAAATCCAGCATGGGTATCAAGCCGGCAATTGACCGTTGATTCATTATTCTGAAGAGGTGATGATTTCAGGTTGCGAAACTCAAAGGGAAGGTGCAGTTCCATGTAGGTCCCAGGGATAATTTGCAAGGAAATAGTTTTTTGGTTGTCTAATTCAATAACCAATACAGATCAACCAAATAAATTACAGTGAGGTAAACCATGTACACATTCATGAAATATTCTTTAATCATTCTTATAGCCGTTACCGGAAGTGCCTGTTCAGAAATGTTGAATTCTGAGACAGAAGAAACGGATAGCGATTTTATGGAACCCATGACGGCAGCATTAATCTCTGAGGAAGGAAAAGAGGTAAAAGGCAAGGGAATCTTCATGCTGACCTGGAGTAACTTTAATCCAGGGTTTTTAGATGGCGATGCAACCAGGGGCACAGCCATGGCTATTGGATTTGAAGAGGAAACACTACTTCTTCCGCCCCATAAAAGTTCAACGGTGAATATGGGTGACGTCACCATTGAATTACCACAGCAGGAAATCCTTCAGCTTGAAAAACAAAACTTCCGATTTCAGGATCACACAGTTTATTCCAGCAGATCCATAGGTCCGTTTCAGCAAAATAGATCCATCTCATTTGCACCTGAGCAAGACTATACATTCAACGTAAGCGGATCAGAAATTTTCCCTGCTCTCATACTACAAGTTACGACACCGAAAGATATGGTTACTATAACTGCGCCTGATGATTCTGATGCGGCAGGCCACACAGGTGATCTTACCTTGAACTGGGATGCGAATCCGAAAAGACCTGTGGGGATCATGATCAGGCCGGCAATACAGTTCAGAAAAGGGCAAAAGCCGCAGGGTCTGAATCGTGAAAATAGTGAGATAATCATCCTGAAAGACCAGGACGGTACCTACACTCTTTCAAATGAAATCCTAAACAAAGTTGCTTCCTTTTCTGACAAAAATGCCGTGCATGTTTCAGTTGGTCAGCTTCACTTTGAGGACCAGGTAGTTGACGGGGCAAGTTATCGAACCATCATACGGACAGATGACCATCTATATGTTCGGTTGAACTAACAACCCATGCCATATTGAAACACCCGCAAAGGCAGAGCTTCATTAAGTTCTGCCTTTTTTATGCTTGAGTGTTTTGAAAGGGTAGATGCAGTGTCAGTTTATTGTCGTGGAGTGTTATAAACATAACGCACAGACAATTTTTGGTGGGATGAACACGCTGGTCTCAAAAAGTAAGCAGAAAGGTGTTTGATCGACACTAACCGGGACAAGTTCCCCATACGGGATAGTGATCCGGTACCAATGCACTGCCGGTGGCGAAATCAAAAGGCTCTGACTCAATATTTTCTACACACCATCCGCTGATATCCTGATTGAAGAGTACTGCATCACGAAACATCCCGTCCATAATTCCGATGTTGCTCAAATCCCAGCCTCCGATATCCTGGTTAAAGGAGGATGCTCCGGAAAACATGAATGCCGCTGTGGATACGCTGCCCATGTTCCAGCTCCCGATGTCCTGGTTAAAAGAGGTTGCCCCCGCGAACATGAAGTTTGTGGTGGCTGCGCTTTCGGTATTCCAGCCTCCGATGTCCTGGTTAAAAGCGGCCGCATCTGCAAACATTCCGTTAAATTGAACCACATTGCTCACATCCCATTCACTGATATTCTGATCAAATGAGACTGCCCCGGTAAACATCCCGTTCATTTCCCGGACGTTCCCAACGTTCCAGGCTCCGATATCCTGATTGAATGAGGCTGCTCCGCCAAACATACCTCCCATGTTCAGGACATTACCCATATTCCATTGACCAATATCCCGGTTGAATGCAGAAGCATTGAGAAACATATTATTCATGTACTCAACATTTCCAACATCCCAGTTTCCAATATCCTGGTTAAAGGTGGCTGCATCCTGAAACATCATCGCCATATTCGTGACGCTGCTTACATCCCAGTGACCGATATTCTGATTGAATGAAGAATCATCTTTAAACAGTTCACTCATGTCGGCAATGTTTGATGTGCACACCCTCGTCAGATCTGCCCCATCGGCAATACGCTGTTCCAATAGATCCCTGTTTACAGCCTCGTATTCGATTCCATCCACTACACCGGTGTCCCCCGGAGCTGCAGACGGACATTTAATGGTGACACCATTGTCGTCAAGAAAAAACGTCTCATCTGAATTTACCGAGGTAGAGCAAGACGTGAGAATGAAAAGGAGAATCACCCAAAGTGGTGTTGGGAAGAAAGGCAGGGTTGATGAGTTCTTCATAAGCACCTTCGCTTGATTATTATGGATATCCGGCTAATCAATAATTCACAAATACAGTTAATTATGCAAGATGTTTCTTACAAATAACGATATTGAAGAGTTCTCAGCTGATTCCATCACAGAATATGGATTGTGATATCAGAGAATGTGTGACGAATCTGACTGAATTAAAAACCCTCATTGATTTTATATAGATAACGCCGTTTGTCCTGCTCATCCTTTATCCGGATAATGATGTTGTCGCTCTTTTTGAAATGCTTTTTGAACTTCGAGTTTATCGCCCTGATCGTTTCATTTCTTAATTTTCTTCTGTAGTCGTAGCTATCGGTTTCGGGCCAGACCCGTTCTTCAAGCTCTTCGGAATCAAGGCCTGATCTTTCATTCATCAGCTGCTCCAGAACCATCTTTTCTTTTGTTTTGAGCCAGGAGTACCTGTCAAGGTTGTGGAGATCGGGGTACGCCTCTTCCGGCGCCTGCTTTTTCCCGTTCTTCTTGCTGCGGAAAAGGAAAAACAGTAGAACTAAAAAGGCGGGAACTGTAATGCCATAAATTAAGAGTGATCTGATATACGAATCTGAATGTGCTTTTTCAATCTCACTGAGCAGTGAATCTTCCGGAATTTTAACAATTCTGATGGGGATGTCTGAAGGTTCTGCTACACGGTTAAGCCCTACTATGTAAATCATGGACTCATTTTGATCCATCAAAAAGTTTGTAGGAAGAATATTTCTGAGTAAATCAGACTCTAATTGAATCGCTGGATGTGTGTCCGAAGTCAGAGTATGTACGGGTAAAAAGAACATGCCTTCATTTAAATCTTCTTCAATTGCCGGTATGTACCATATATTGCTTTTCGAACTGTAGAATGATCCGGTAATTTTATTTTGAGTAAAAATAGACCGGTAGAATGGGTTCGGGTAATGTTCAAGGTCTGAATCAATCACGCCTTCCTTATGCCACTCTTTCTCTTCAAAGGAAAACTTCCAGATATCTCTTAAGGTTTCCATTTCTGTAGACGGATCATCAGCCCGAAGTTCATTCTCAGGTGCCCATCCACCGAACGTAAAAAGCTCCTGTTGCTGCGGTATGTAGATGCCGGTATTAACTACCCTGGCACTTGGGATTGTTGAGTTTGGAGCTACCTCTTGAATACTCCACTCTTTCAAATATGTATTAAAGTATGTGATGTAGCTCTTCCATGACCAGTAACCATACCCGCCAAATGCGTGAACGGTGCCGTCCTTAAAAAAAGGATAATGGGTGTACTGATTTCTGTGCGGATGTGAGTTGTCTATTCTATTGAAGCTGCCATCATCTAAATCCAGTTCATAGACGGATCCTACTCCTGTATCCCAGAAATAAAATGTATCACTCGCAGAATCAAAGCCTGACTCTAAATCCCGAAGAGGTTTTGGAAGCTGACTGAGACCGGACAGATAATCCCAATTATTTTCAGGGATGGAGTATGACCAGAGTCCCTGCTCATTGATCAAATAAATAATGCCATTCTCACTGTCGATCCCGGTATGAATGCTGCCGCCTGGTTGCAGCACAGGTTCAATGAACGCTTGCAGTGACTCAGAGCCATCCTGAGCTGATAATGATACTGAATTAGCAAGCAGTGAAACGCAAAGCAATAAAAAACCAAATCTATAACGGACCTCAGGCAACGGGTTTACGAACCGGTTCATAATTTTTTTCAAGGTTCAGAAAAATTTGCAGTAAAATTCTACAGAGATATTAAGCCGTTAGAATTCAATTAAGTGAGAACACGATAGATACAGAGAACACAGAAGATTCAAGAGTAATGATGAGAAATGCATGAGCACATTTCTCTATGTCCAAATGGGTAATTTGACTGACCTCACATTACCCATTTTTTTTAAATTCAGACAAGGGGTGATGTAACTGCAATAACTC
This genomic window contains:
- a CDS encoding zf-HC2 domain-containing protein; this translates as MNTQEEHVKSLFLDWSENKLSEADSMKVDHHLNECENCASYFKNMQFLFNNPQKEQLPVLEMDPYLPVRIKSTKADSVQSLQSSSARLRNTFLGALIVSGILIGFLLGQQLVYTAYYSDRLSSYENVPVEWMYYEGIAQPGLGSRYEHVISEIEDEEL
- a CDS encoding DUF418 domain-containing protein; this translates as MNSTALKPVLNRIESIDAFRGFALAGILIVHFVEQYIAGPAPEGAMEAIVQGPLDQGVDIFVNLFLRGKFFALFSILFGLSFFIQMDRAAQKGMDFRVRFVWRLLLLFAIGYLHHLFYRGDILTIYAVLGLVLVLFHRVSNKWLIWIMALIFLGLPRYIIYSTFGAGSLFGQAGFMPDSPELATYFATLTSGSIWSVFATNATEGMILKADFQVGVISRGYLTFAFFLGGMMLGRLRFFEDTARYATELKKALKWSFAVLAGVIAAAVILLLTQDLSAIEGLDSWIVMFGLTLYDLLNLSLTVIIFCLFVMAWEKTRGARFFRWFIPYGRTALTNYVLQSVAGTAILYGWGLGLLGELRNIHTFAIALGVIIAQMVISRLWLQKFRYGPFEWVWRIGTYMKLFPIVKDRAQSD
- a CDS encoding RNA polymerase sigma factor; the encoded protein is MIETSEKKVLNFDRLYEEYGERILNTAYKMTGGEDVARDLTQDIFLKVYENLDSFNQESRVYTWIYRIAVNHILNYLKKSKRYNWLDLLNRSISEVIHSEKPISEYWSRDSFVPPDEKMERQESEVLIWNLIQKLPSKYRVPLILQRYEEMKIQDIADVMELSESAVESRVHRAKKKLLVLMKPYSDDLMN
- a CDS encoding BspA family leucine-rich repeat surface protein; this translates as MKNSSTLPFFPTPLWVILLFILTSCSTSVNSDETFFLDDNGVTIKCPSAAPGDTGVVDGIEYEAVNRDLLEQRIADGADLTRVCTSNIADMSELFKDDSSFNQNIGHWDVSSVTNMAMMFQDAATFNQDIGNWDVGNVEYMNNMFLNASAFNRDIGQWNMGNVLNMGGMFGGAASFNQDIGAWNVGNVREMNGMFTGAVSFDQNISEWDVSNVVQFNGMFADAAAFNQDIGGWNTESAATTNFMFAGATSFNQDIGSWNMGSVSTAAFMFSGASSFNQDIGGWDLSNIGIMDGMFRDAVLFNQDISGWCVENIESEPFDFATGSALVPDHYPVWGTCPG
- a CDS encoding Spy/CpxP family protein refolding chaperone; this translates as MKVKTLAGVLIFLIVLNISVIGTIVYLHVTNGTPPVARLMDGNPGFTPPYVESIEQMENMTPGQRRQLFQLVESFREKVQPMHDEVQMIDKEMRDLLITSDQIPNKKVEELMRKKADLQFEIGKHVLDNLQRSKSFLTQEQQRMFIDRIMSAGPRSGMGSPPGTSVPGPGAVPGPGMMRGEFDNR